The genomic segment CACCGACGCCGAGGGGCTCGCCGCCGAGCTCCGCGAGCGCCGTGATTCAGACGTCGCGCGGGGCTACAGCGGGCACGGGCCTCACCTCGACGAGCTCTCGATAACGCTGGGCGATCGCGCTGTGCGCCGCTACGGCTCGCAGGGCCAGCAGCGACTGAGCCTGCTCGCGCTCCTGTTCGCCGAGCGCGAGGTTCTCGCCGCCCGCCGCGGGCGCCCGCCGTTGATGCTGCTCGACGACGTGACCTCCGAGCTCGACCCCGACCGCCGCGGACTGCTCGGCGAGCGCCTCTCGCGCTCCGGGCAGACGCTGATCACATCAACCTCCGCCGGCGACCTCCCACCCGGTGTCGAGCGGACCGAGTTCCGGGTCGAGTCGGGTCGGATAACCGCGGGAGACGCGGCGGGGCGCCCTTCGTGAGCGAGCGCGGTCCGCGCCGGCTCGGGATGTCGCTCGGACGGGTGACCCCCGATATCGCACCGGCGACGCCGCTGGCGCGCATCCAGGCCGTCTGGGAGGAGGCGGCGGGCCGACAGGTCGCCTCGAACGCGTCGCCGGTGGCGTTGCGCGAAGACGTCCTGATCGTCGCCTGCTCGAGCGCGGCCTGGGCTCAGGAACTCGAACTCATGCAGACCCAGCTCGCTGCGGCACTCGCCGAGAGGCTCCCCGACGAGGACCGGATCGCCAGCTTCCGCTTCCGCGTCGGCGAACGCCCGTGATCCGGCACGAATACGTTTCGTAAATTTCGTCTTTTGCAGGCGATTCGTGTCGTCGCAGCGTCCGGTTCCGCGCATCGCGCCGGTATACTTGGGTCTACTCGTTACGAGCGACCGTCCCTCGCGCCGACCTCCGCCTGCTTGCGACAGAACGGCTCGGCGGGGAACGCTCTCGAACCGGAAGGACTCAGTGGCATCTGATACAAGCGCTCGCAAGGCAGCGGGTGAAGACAGCGAGGCCGGGAACGGCTACACGTCCGGTCAGATCACCGTCCTCAAGGGCCTCGACCCGGTCCGCAAGCGTCCGGGCATGTACATCGGCTCGACCGGCCCGCGCGGGCTGCACCACCTCGTCTACGAGGTCGTCGACAACTCGGTCGACGAGGCGCTGGCGGGACACTGCGATCAGATCCGGGTCGTCC from the Thermoleophilia bacterium SCSIO 60948 genome contains:
- a CDS encoding DUF721 domain-containing protein, with the translated sequence MSERGPRRLGMSLGRVTPDIAPATPLARIQAVWEEAAGRQVASNASPVALREDVLIVACSSAAWAQELELMQTQLAAALAERLPDEDRIASFRFRVGERP